The DNA window TCTGAGATAAGCTTGCCTTGACCTTTTAGAGGTCTTTTACATGCCTAATCCAGGCTTGAGTTGAACTTCATGCTTGTTTTGTCAGTACAAACTTTTGCTAGATGGAGTTAAGTTAGATTGGCTTTTCATGGTTTAATATCATGGTTATTCATAGGTTATTTCATTGAATTATTGGGTTGACTCATTGTAATTGTTAATTGCCAGTCAAATCTTGAGAAGGCATCTGGAGCACTGAAAAATTCTGTACAAGAAGTGCAGAAAAGGGGAAAGTTGGATACCAAAGTAAATGGAAAAGGCATCCAGCCTGTCTCAAGCAGTGCTCAAATAACTGAAATAACTTCAGTTCAAGATCATACTAAGGTATGAAGGATTAGTCTTTTGTTGGCCCTTTTACTTCATTTTTGTTTCGTTGTaattgatttttccttttgttcttAGTACTAATAAGTAAAATAGACTAGTTTATGAAGCCGTATTCAACTGCATTTGTTAGCTTCCTACCAGACTTATACGTCAGTTACTCCTACCTTGTCTTTTTATCATAGAGGCATTGTCTTCTTATTTTTAAttgcttatttatttattgttttgtaGGGAGATAATACAAATAAGAAGCTAGAGGTGAAGGCATCGGTACAAGAGCTTGCTTCTCGAGCTGCTTCCAAAGCCAAGGTTGTAGCTGCAGAGAAAAACATCACCCCACCAACTACCGCATATCAATTTGAGGTTTCTTGGCGAGATCTCTCTGGAGATAGTGCTCTGCAGGCTAGTCTGTTGAAGGTCTGAAAAAATATTCTTGTGCTTTGCTTTCATAATTTAGAATTCCAAAATCAAGATTCATGTGTTCTTTCTGTCGTCTCAAAGTGGGTGacctttagtgtgtttgttttgcATGACGGTCATCCATTTCGTTGACCACTGCCATCCAAGAGGTTCCCAATTAAATCTATTTATATTAACAAGTTCACATGTCCATTAAGGAGTAATATAATTGTATGTATAGTTAGTAATTGCTTAGGAAATCATAACTAATTCTGACTTTCCATACCGGTTTCATGTTAGTTTTGTTCGTTTTCCATGCAGTCTATATCTCCTAGTGCATTGCCACAGATATTCAAAAATGCTTTGACTGTTCCCATACTAATTGACATTATCAATTGCGTGGCGACCTTTTTTGTGTAAGTAATGCTTTGTATCTTATCagtatatttttcttattgAGCTTGATGAAATGGCCTTATGTCCACCTTTGATTTCTCTGGCAGTGAAGAAATGGAACTGGCCGTCAATTATTTGGAGAACTTGACCAAGGTTCCAAGATTTGACACACtcatcatttttctttcatcCTCAAACAAGGCCGGTATGCATCCTTACAGTTCAAATTGTTCCTTGAAATGCTAAAAAGCTAAGAGTAACCTAGGTTTCAAATGTTATTTTCGTTAGAGCATGTCTAGTCAATGTGGTTTTGAGAAACCAGAAATGGCTATAGGGCAAGGTCTCCTAATGTGGCACAAGTTTATCGTTTACTACCTGCTCATATGTTGGATTGGCTCGGTTTCCTGCCTATCTTCATGGGGGTTTAGGTTTCATATTTTCCGTTAGTTGCATATCGTAGAGTACAGCGTGTAATATACTAACCCAATAACTTTGCAAACAGATCTTGATAAGATATGGGATGAAGTGTTCTACAATGAGGCAACTCCAATCGAGTATGCGGAGAAGCTTGGTAACCTGCGTGCAAAGTACTGCCTCAAGCGATGAAAAAAACCAAAGTTTTGCCTCATCTGTAAATTGAATTTGTAAGCTTTTTACAGAACTTTCAGGAAGAAGATTATTGCTATTTCTGTATTTCATGTGACCGTGAAGAAAACGTGCATTTGTGAGCGTCTATGTTATGTAGGGTGGACCTTCATACTCTATTGTTCAGTCACATTCAACTGGGGGTCCAAAAAGT is part of the Malus domestica chromosome 12, GDT2T_hap1 genome and encodes:
- the LOC103450850 gene encoding uncharacterized protein isoform X1, coding for MARPPNKHGRDQALDFQGFLSDLQDWELSLKDKDKKMRPQVSQQEKLKTRDSGTSSGNYDYSRNFDAIKRISSSLRSEDSLPDAASEKELGNEYFKQKKFKEAIDCYSRSIALSPSAVAYANRGMAYIKIRRFQEAEDDCTEALNLDDRYIKAYSRRATARKELGKLKESFEDAEFALRLEPHNQEIKKQYTEAKSLYDKSNLEKASGALKNSVQEVQKRGKLDTKVNGKGIQPVSSSAQITEITSVQDHTKGDNTNKKLEVKASVQELASRAASKAKVVAAEKNITPPTTAYQFEVSWRDLSGDSALQASLLKSISPSALPQIFKNALTVPILIDIINCVATFFVEEMELAVNYLENLTKVPRFDTLIIFLSSSNKADLDKIWDEVFYNEATPIEYAEKLGNLRAKYCLKR
- the LOC103450850 gene encoding uncharacterized protein isoform X2; protein product: MARPPNKHGRDQALDFQGFLSDLQDWELSLKDKDKKMRPQVSQQEKLTRDSGTSSGNYDYSRNFDAIKRISSSLRSEDSLPDAASEKELGNEYFKQKKFKEAIDCYSRSIALSPSAVAYANRGMAYIKIRRFQEAEDDCTEALNLDDRYIKAYSRRATARKELGKLKESFEDAEFALRLEPHNQEIKKQYTEAKSLYDKSNLEKASGALKNSVQEVQKRGKLDTKVNGKGIQPVSSSAQITEITSVQDHTKGDNTNKKLEVKASVQELASRAASKAKVVAAEKNITPPTTAYQFEVSWRDLSGDSALQASLLKSISPSALPQIFKNALTVPILIDIINCVATFFVEEMELAVNYLENLTKVPRFDTLIIFLSSSNKADLDKIWDEVFYNEATPIEYAEKLGNLRAKYCLKR
- the LOC103450850 gene encoding uncharacterized protein isoform X4, which gives rise to MARPPNKHGRDQALDWELSLKDKDKKMRPQVSQQEKLTRDSGTSSGNYDYSRNFDAIKRISSSLRSEDSLPDAASEKELGNEYFKQKKFKEAIDCYSRSIALSPSAVAYANRGMAYIKIRRFQEAEDDCTEALNLDDRYIKAYSRRATARKELGKLKESFEDAEFALRLEPHNQEIKKQYTEAKSLYDKSNLEKASGALKNSVQEVQKRGKLDTKVNGKGIQPVSSSAQITEITSVQDHTKGDNTNKKLEVKASVQELASRAASKAKVVAAEKNITPPTTAYQFEVSWRDLSGDSALQASLLKSISPSALPQIFKNALTVPILIDIINCVATFFVEEMELAVNYLENLTKVPRFDTLIIFLSSSNKADLDKIWDEVFYNEATPIEYAEKLGNLRAKYCLKR
- the LOC103450850 gene encoding uncharacterized protein isoform X3, with amino-acid sequence MARPPNKHGRDQALDWELSLKDKDKKMRPQVSQQEKLKTRDSGTSSGNYDYSRNFDAIKRISSSLRSEDSLPDAASEKELGNEYFKQKKFKEAIDCYSRSIALSPSAVAYANRGMAYIKIRRFQEAEDDCTEALNLDDRYIKAYSRRATARKELGKLKESFEDAEFALRLEPHNQEIKKQYTEAKSLYDKSNLEKASGALKNSVQEVQKRGKLDTKVNGKGIQPVSSSAQITEITSVQDHTKGDNTNKKLEVKASVQELASRAASKAKVVAAEKNITPPTTAYQFEVSWRDLSGDSALQASLLKSISPSALPQIFKNALTVPILIDIINCVATFFVEEMELAVNYLENLTKVPRFDTLIIFLSSSNKADLDKIWDEVFYNEATPIEYAEKLGNLRAKYCLKR